The stretch of DNA AACCAAAGCCATGGCGCCGCCACCTGGACCTTACTCCGGCACCAGCACTCTCGCTCTCGtaatttattttccctttttcttcttctttttttaaaattcccTAATCGACTTCTGCAAAACAAAGCATAAAATTATATGAACAATAGATCTCATTTTGATTCTCTGCCAATAAATAATCTAAAATCAGATTATCTTTTGTTTAAGTTGATTGGGTTTTTGGTTTTATATATAATGTAATAGGTGGCTCGTGCATCTGCTTTTTCTTTTGGACTTGTTTATGGGAGCTTTAAGCTCAAGTACCTCAAGGTACCTCCATTTTATttgcttttatatattttatgtttactgAGTCTTGATTATGTTTTCCGCATTTCATGTTATCTTATTGTAATTGGATTTTGATGTGGTTCTTCATTATCTGATAAGATGCATTTTCATAACCCTTTctatttgttttagttttaattgtTGTTATTAGAACGAAAATCTTAGGCTATGTTGCTCCGACTCATTCGGACTTGGTTTCGGAAATATGACCAATTGGGAGGATTGGGTTAGTTTTGGTTGGCTCAATCTGAGTCGGGTCAATTCGAGTTTTTAACAATTTCAGGTCATTTCAGCTATGGATCATTTCGAGTTCAGGTCTCTTTCATGTTCGGGTCATCTAAGTTTGGTAGTCCAGATCTTAAGGATAGTTTTTTGGGTTTTTGCATTTGGAACTACATTCACTTTCGAGCCAATTGAGATTACTTGTTCTATCATTTTAGGTTTAGGGTCATTTCTGGTTTCTGGTTTGGCGGACTGACCTTTTATGGTTAAAACAAGTTGCTAAGGTTCGGGATTGTTGGAGTGTGGTTTTTGAGTCTGGGTCAGAATTAAAAGGTCTActttaaatatatgttaaaacttagtaaaattaaacatacTTGTATTGGATATATTCTTGCATCCACACTCACACGAGTCTGATTATAGCATAGCATGTACCATGATCAGGATATCAGTTTCTTTAGGTGATAAACCCTGCTCGAATGTGTTGTTTCAGAAATCTTCTGATCTATTTGCAGATCTACAAAACATTTGTTGGTTGTTATAAATAATTCAAGAGGATTTAGAGACATTGTAGATAAGagtgttttgaaaatttaatctCAGGAATGAACATAGTAATGATGTGGTAAATTTTTAGCATCTAATGCGTTATGCATCTAACAATAACAAAGATTGTTTGACCATTTGCTTTACATTCAAATGCATTTCCATGAATGCATAAGATGTCATATGGAGTTTGGACATTTTACTGGATGTCCACTATGTTAATTGTTTGACCCTAATGTTCATAGGTTTTGTCTTGTGCTGAATGTCCACTATGTTAATTGTGTCCgtcatttttttataaagtatCGTGTTCAGCACTTGTATCTGATACAATTTTTGGATATGGATATTTGGATATGATCATCTAAAATAAGggatttttttccccttttctaAAAGAAGAAAATACTGATTATACTCTTGTTGGACATGTGTTTATATCTGCTAAAAGTACTATAGAGGCCTTGGTACTAAGAGTCAGATTGCAGTTTACCTCtactactcaaaaaatgggcaaattaatcaatatacatttgatcaaagagcaaactggtctttctgttaaaaaattcatccatcTCAACTATTAAAACTTGGTCACTATATGTCAGAATGAGGCACACGTGGCATGCCGCATGTAATTGTTTGATTATTCTATCAGCAATGACAGTTTTTAGCACTAGAAACGGATGGAATTTTTAATTGAaaggactaatttgctctttgatttaatgtaaatggattaatttgcccatttttttttagtgaaaggggcaaaatgcaatcagGCTTTTTATACAAGggtctccatggtacttttactgtTTATATCCGTCATATTCTAGTCCGGATGACACAACATATACATGCAACCATTCAGTAAAGGGTATGAGTTAAACTCATAGTAAAACAAATGCTTACACGTTACTATTACTTTTATCCTCAGATGAAGGCAAAGTCTCAAAGGAAAGCTGAAGCAAAGGCACACCATTGAAGCAGAGGGGGTCTTGTTCATAGTTCAATTGCATGCGTGACCTgaggttttttctttttgtcgTAATAATGCATTAACAATGGGATTATACCAGTTTTTCATTTTGGCCTGCAGCTTTTTATGGACCATGGTGAACCGCCTTTAATAACTTTTTCAGGTAGTTATCAACTTAGCCATTCAGGGTTTGTTTATTTCCTGTAGTTAAACATGCAAGCTGCTGGGGTGATTATATATTCCCCGCAGTTCTAATTTATAAATTCAGACACTTTTTGGGCTCAAAAAAAGAATCTTGtgggttttctaaaattttgtgtcataaatctTGATATTCTAAGTTCTGCTTTAGACATTAGTTCTTTCCTGAACCATACTATTATGCATTCCATGTCGGCTTTATAAAGCCGGTGTTACTGCCTGATACCTGAAATGGTGAAAGTAGTTTGTGTTGGAAAGCGACAGTGCCTGTAAGGATCGAAGAAACAAGGCAAAAGTCCCTCGGGTTGCTCTGGATTTCATCGGAAAATCGAAAGCTTCCATGGGAAGACTGAAACTAATGATCCAAATGTTTCTCCTAGGTGTATGAAGAACTCAAAGAAACAAGGAAACAGTGTTGGACTAGTAATGCTAGTGGCTCACTTGTTTTCTGCTTAAGAAATCGAAGAGTGTATGCCGGTTTTCAGAAGAAAAATCAGTTGCTTAGTGTAGAAACCTAACAACCGAAAATCAACATGACCGTAAAAGGGAAGAAGGGAAGCATAGGATTAAGGGAAACTTTAGAGATCACAAACAAGGTTCTGAGAGAATCGGGAAGGACATCGAGAGGTGCAAATGACTGAAATCTAGGATGTTTCAGCTCACCAAATGCTATGCATCAATGGTATTGAAAGAGAATGCAGTTGCTATGCTATTGACATACATGGATTAACACTTGAAGAGTATATTAGCAGGTTTATCAAACTGGTTGGAAAGGTAAAAGCAATGAAATATGCTTGCTAGTAGCCATTTCAACATCAATTTGCACTAAACTcaattctcctttttttttttctcaaaaataagTCATTATGGAATAAATGCTATCCGATTcaatggaaataaaataaaaaaattgatcacTTTTTTTCTGATAAATTTAATTGGttgttatcttatttatttttattattttaatataatactatttcaaactacaaaatcataaaaaaaatatgtaactttaaatttattttaactaccattgaattaaatttaaatttaaattctaattcaaatacatattaaatatttaaaacttattttaaatttaattatatattaattttgagatACTTGTATCAAagtacttttatttaaaataaatagatgaaattatGTGTTTATTAATAATAAACAAACTTTTGTCAATAGTAAATGTGattgaaaaatgttaaaattaataaaaattatattttattttataagtgtaattttgaaatttatcataACATTTCTAGTAaagtgtttgataaattaaacttatcaaattgcattttgccccttctACTAAAAATAGGAAAATTAGTCCTTTTACATTAGAACAAGGAGCAAATTGAtcctttattaaaaattatataaattttactgGTAAAAACTGGTCCCTACACATCAGAATGAGGTACAATAACTATCACGGTATTCTGTCAGACATGTTGATTTTTAACAGCAAAAATGGATAAAATCTTTAACTGAAAGTGCCAGTTTGCTCTCTGATCTAACTTACAAGGaataatttgcccatttttttagtaaaataggAAAAATTGCAATTTTATTCTTTGTGCTAGGGTTTCCATGATACTTTTGTTACTCCAATATTAATTTATAGTGAAAATTACTAATACCAATTTGGTATTTGATATaatgtataaagattaatttgtctattttttaaatagagagaataaaatacaatttaacttttaGTACTACAGGGACTTCTATGATACTTCTACCAAAATCTTTTTAAACCAGCACTAGATCATATTCCAAAAAAAGCTAAGAGAATTGTGGggtaaaatgaaattgaaaaatgtCAGAAGTGGGATTTGAACCCACGCTCTCTAACGAGAACCAGAACTTGAGTCTGGCGCCTTAGACCACTCGGCCATCCTGACCTCTTCGTCTAAcaactaaacattaaaatataaaacagaagaaaacaaaaaggaagCCACTTTCTCAAGTAACAATTCACAACCTTGGTTTGCAGCATTTACCTGAGTGGAAAATAGTTAAAAAAGAAGTACCCAACTATTTTACACGAATTAAAAACACTTAGAGGAGTTAATTTTAAGTTCAAGGTTTTCTAATGCCAAAGCAACAAATCATGTCTAACTTAATGTTTAAACCCTAATACATAATACATACATGCATTGTAACCTATCTAATATGTTAGTGTTGTGCATGAAGAAAAATCATAATGTCCCACTCCAGTAGTGCACTAGGGAGAATCTTATGAGGATTGATGAAATGTTCTACATCGTGCCCATGGTAAATTTCAACGAAAGTAAAGAAAACTTTTGTTGGAATCAGTTCATGCTTATGGAAGTTGTTGTCAAAGTTAAGAAATCACCTTTTAGAGGTTTCCAACACTTGCCaaatatatgttttgtttgtgtTGGATTCGGTCACACTTTCAATTTTGTTGGGTGATTAAAGAGGCGAAATGATAAGAGATTGGTTAAATAGATGACATGGAAATTGATCATGGTGGTGATGGAAAAGAGGAGAGGAAACAATGATTTGATGGTCCAGGGCCCGATCATGGGGACAATGTCTACTCATGCTGCCTTGTGTTAGCCTTAATTGATGGAAGTTGATCATGGTGGTGATGGAAAAGAGGAGAGGAAACAATGATTTGATGGTCCAGGGGCCCGATCATGGGGATAGTGTCCACTCATGCTGCCTTGTGTTAGCCTTAATAGATCTACCCCCAAAGCAGTTTTTGAACATTTAGATCTCTTATTGTTCCATAAGATCATCTGTTGCTTTTTGTTGCTATGATTGTATCGGTTATGTTATAAGTTCCATCTTATCATATATTGTTTACTCTTCGCCTATTCAGGTCAATCCACTAAAAGTATTAAGGTTGGTCTCCTCATTATATACCATTATTACGAAAGGTATTTATGTTAGGCTTTTGTCCAATGACATTGCCATATGTGTATTACCATAACGGGATATCTTTGATCCCTTTAGATTAAATTTGTTCACCTAGCTAATTCGATTAATATCATCTTATGGTCACCATTGTATCTTACGTGATGTGAATAATCATTACTTACAATTACTAATTATTAGTCATTCATCTCAAACAAACAACTTATGATTACGTTCAATTTTCATAAGTCAAAAAATGCCAATGAGATCATTTACTCTTTATTTGAGCTGCGATTCCAGTGTTGTGAGTGAAACAATATCATGCACAAGTTATAAACCCAACATACCAACTTATCCACTACCATGAAAGCATAAGTTTTTAATATATCAGTGTACATGAGTTATACACACATGGTCATCCATTTACTTAGAATTGAGGTAAATTACATAATAAATGTCATAAGTGAATGAATCTATAAAAGGATCTAGGATAAATTCAACTTGGATTCAGTCTGATGTATTACCAGTACAGACAATtgtatctatgtctctatctctAGGAGTCAAACTTGCTCCGTTAGCCAAGACAAGTTATCTCCCCAATTGTAATTATAAACAACATAATATCCCTTTACTATTCTAACCATTTGCTTAATCTAATTTTATAAACTATGAAAAAAATTGGTTTacctattaatataaattatcttCTCGCATTATATTTgcttactaattttatttttcacacaaAAGTCATTAAAAACAAACATACAAAGATAATCAAATGATCATGGTGTAAATTTATTTAttcgataaattaaaaaaaaatacaaagagtCATGATAAAATCACTAAATTAGGGTCACAAATCCTAACAATAGGATGTTTACATAAGTTGAATGCGCATGTTAATTGTGACTACTTTAGTATTATAAATATCGTTGTCATTGGgaagatttttcaaaaataactAATGAAAATGTTGATTGAGCTTTAACTCGATTGATATTGGCATTGTTTCTAGTGTACGAGGATGTGGATTCGAgtgtattatcctcttatttaagggttggggagggGTCATGAGTAATTCTAGGTATTAATGTATCAAAAATCAGGAtatgataagaacctataatgagattaatgttaaaaaaataataatgataccaTTATACTTTTTCTTTGTGTGTTTACAAATGAGAGTTTGGTCATGATTGTTGCAACATTCTAACACAACAAAGAGGATTTGAATCCATTTGGCTAATAATCATTTGAATCTgtaaaattcgataaaaatttaaAGGATCATAATCGTAAATCTGATTGATTTGATCACcgatctaaaattataaaaacaagtAATTATCGAATGAGAATTTTATTAGACTTCATTCTTCATAGAACACACAAAGAAAATCCTTACACAACCAAGAATAAAAGATGTGTTTTTTTTCAAGCATAGAGATCTATGCCCCAAAACTTGGCAGGTTGAATATTGGACCTATAGTTCTTGTCAATAGCTTGAATTACGTCCATGTCCTCTTTGGCCAACTCAAACtctaaaactttgaaattttctttCAACCTTTCAGACTTTGATGT from Gossypium hirsutum isolate 1008001.06 chromosome D04, Gossypium_hirsutum_v2.1, whole genome shotgun sequence encodes:
- the LOC107898583 gene encoding uncharacterized protein; translation: MAPPPGPYSGTSTLALVARASAFSFGLVYGSFKLKYLKMKAKSQRKAEAKAHH